In one window of Eggerthella guodeyinii DNA:
- a CDS encoding alpha/beta hydrolase yields MPINKAVLAAFKAATRLRPDIREFYKAQRFAEDVSAKLVLPNPRCRIDEATATMPDGFEVPLRVFTPLDFDFSLAEGLKVCEDSRGTILFFHGGGWVNGTVDFYIDACTTMAIQLERRVVSVDYRRAPEHRFPQAAEDCYEVARQLYAGTLLADVDPEHVVLFGDSAGGNLAAALSLMARDRGDFEPRTQMLLYPVTYNDHDPFTSWFDSVRENGEDYLLTWRDIEGYMELYRSCPADLDNPYFAPLLDPDLSGQPRTLVISAEYCPLRDEGEAYAGRLELEGGEVQCYRMLDAVHGYLLYPSILSLVKDTYRIIKHFLDGEELAQEGEPAWLGILGTD; encoded by the coding sequence ATGCCCATCAACAAGGCGGTTCTCGCTGCATTCAAGGCAGCAACGCGGCTTCGGCCCGACATCAGGGAGTTCTACAAGGCGCAGCGCTTCGCCGAAGACGTCAGCGCCAAGCTCGTGCTGCCCAACCCCCGCTGCCGCATCGACGAGGCCACCGCCACGATGCCGGACGGCTTCGAGGTGCCGCTGCGCGTGTTCACCCCGCTCGACTTCGACTTCTCGCTCGCCGAGGGGCTCAAGGTGTGCGAGGATTCCCGCGGCACCATCCTGTTCTTCCACGGCGGCGGCTGGGTGAACGGCACGGTGGACTTCTACATCGACGCGTGCACCACCATGGCCATCCAGCTGGAGCGGCGCGTGGTGTCGGTGGACTACCGGCGCGCGCCCGAGCACCGCTTCCCCCAGGCGGCCGAAGACTGCTACGAAGTGGCGCGCCAGCTGTACGCGGGCACGCTGCTGGCCGACGTCGACCCCGAGCACGTGGTGCTGTTCGGCGACAGCGCGGGCGGCAACCTCGCGGCGGCGCTGTCGCTCATGGCGCGCGACCGCGGCGACTTCGAGCCGCGCACGCAGATGCTGCTGTACCCCGTCACGTACAACGACCACGACCCCTTCACGTCGTGGTTCGACTCGGTGCGCGAGAACGGCGAGGACTACCTGCTCACCTGGCGCGACATCGAGGGCTACATGGAGCTGTACCGCTCCTGCCCCGCCGACCTCGACAACCCCTACTTCGCCCCGCTGCTCGACCCCGACCTGTCGGGCCAGCCGCGCACGCTCGTCATCAGCGCCGAGTACTGCCCGCTGCGCGACGAGGGCGAGGCGTACGCCGGGCGCCTGGAGCTGGAGGGCGGCGAGGTGCAATGCTACCGCATGCTGGACGCCGTGCACGGTTACCTGCTGTACCCGTCGATCCTCAGCCTGGTCAAAGACACGTACCGCATCATCAAGCACTTCCTGGACGGCGAAGAGCTTGCGCAGGAGGGTGAACCCGCATGGCTCGGGATACTTGGTACCGACTAG
- a CDS encoding phthiocerol/phthiodiolone dimycocerosyl transferase family protein — MRDDVDPATLQRALERTVSAFPNFNVCLRSGMFWHYLEQAAEPPAVHRENLPLCYGLHVHAKSVLFRVSYHAARINLEVSHIVSDGRGSLSFFKALLHAYIEERYGVEGVPPEYDGSDHQKAENSFDKYFERDKAAPTRAPKVYRLSGWRDKADPTFFEYHLPAGRVLDLAHDCGVSLTALLIAVIMCSIRAEMPRRERQRAIRMDVPVDLRRFFKSTTVKNFFGLAFVSYIPGDEDEPVEVVARQIHDQLRAATQADELKSRMNRMIKLEKNPLLRLAPLFVKDAILELADRVAARDVTTTMSNLGTIRIDERLAPYLRDVNILTSTTGMNFMACSFGDDLSIGISTVYSNPDIIKNFCRFFSGRGIEGTLNLNKTSEEVAEDRIETKIEASMKRLGGQGPARGEATDAREDDGR, encoded by the coding sequence ATGCGCGACGACGTGGATCCCGCGACGCTGCAGCGCGCGCTCGAGAGGACGGTGTCCGCCTTCCCCAACTTCAACGTGTGCCTGCGCAGCGGCATGTTCTGGCACTACCTGGAGCAGGCCGCCGAGCCGCCCGCCGTGCACCGCGAGAACCTCCCTTTGTGCTACGGCCTGCACGTCCACGCGAAGAGCGTGCTGTTCCGCGTCAGCTACCACGCCGCGCGCATCAACCTCGAGGTGTCGCACATCGTGTCGGACGGGCGCGGCTCCCTGAGCTTCTTCAAGGCGCTGCTGCACGCCTACATCGAGGAGCGCTACGGGGTGGAGGGCGTGCCGCCCGAGTACGACGGCTCCGACCACCAGAAGGCGGAGAACAGCTTCGACAAGTACTTCGAGCGCGACAAGGCCGCCCCCACGCGCGCGCCGAAGGTGTACCGCCTTTCCGGCTGGCGCGACAAGGCCGACCCCACGTTCTTCGAGTACCACCTGCCCGCGGGCCGCGTGCTCGACCTCGCGCACGACTGCGGCGTCAGCCTCACCGCGCTGCTGATCGCCGTCATCATGTGCTCCATCCGCGCCGAGATGCCGCGCCGCGAGCGGCAGCGGGCCATCCGCATGGACGTGCCCGTCGACCTGCGGCGCTTCTTCAAGTCCACCACCGTCAAGAACTTCTTCGGGCTGGCCTTCGTGTCCTACATCCCCGGCGACGAGGACGAGCCCGTCGAGGTCGTGGCGCGCCAGATCCACGACCAGCTTCGAGCCGCCACGCAGGCCGACGAGCTCAAGAGCCGCATGAACCGCATGATCAAGCTCGAGAAGAACCCGCTGTTGCGCCTGGCCCCGCTGTTCGTGAAGGACGCCATCCTGGAGCTGGCCGACCGCGTGGCCGCGCGCGACGTGACCACCACGATGTCGAACCTCGGCACCATCCGCATCGACGAGCGGCTGGCCCCCTACCTCCGCGACGTCAACATCCTCACGTCCACCACCGGCATGAACTTCATGGCGTGCTCGTTCGGCGACGACCTGAGCATCGGCATATCCACGGTGTACTCGAACCCCGACATCATCAAGAACTTCTGCCGGTTCTTCTCGGGGCGCGGCATCGAGGGCACGCTCAACCTCAACAAGACGAGCGAAGAGGTGGCCGAGGACCGCATCGAGACGAAGATCGAGGCGTCGATGAAGCGCCTGGGCGGGCAGGGTCCCGCGCGCGGCGAAGCGACGGACGCGAGGGAGGACGACGGCCGATGA
- a CDS encoding DUF6320 domain-containing protein encodes MKRCEKCGVKFSGDFDRCPLCQSELEGDASPSVFPRNEVRKSGALALAVLAFATGACLLVMLFLGNLLGLPGDIVLTVCLGLVVNYLFVRNIITHTPDFLRVVVRYFLVLLAIAAVWFLVSRNLVVTTFVIPGICLLALVFDGVLLAVFRGTFVSGYAKYLLFDVALGLIPLALSALGLTTWDVLANVSALVASVFLLGLVVFTRKQLVAEVRKLFSA; translated from the coding sequence ATGAAGCGATGCGAAAAATGCGGCGTGAAGTTCTCCGGCGACTTCGACCGGTGCCCGCTGTGCCAGTCCGAGCTCGAGGGCGACGCGTCGCCGTCGGTGTTCCCGCGCAACGAGGTGCGCAAGTCGGGCGCGCTGGCGCTGGCGGTGCTGGCGTTCGCCACCGGGGCGTGCCTGCTGGTCATGCTGTTCCTCGGCAACCTGCTGGGCCTGCCGGGCGACATCGTGCTCACCGTGTGCCTCGGCCTCGTGGTGAACTACCTGTTCGTGCGCAACATCATCACGCACACGCCCGACTTTTTGCGCGTGGTGGTGCGCTACTTCCTCGTGCTGCTGGCCATCGCCGCCGTGTGGTTCCTCGTGTCGCGCAACCTCGTGGTGACGACGTTCGTCATCCCCGGCATCTGCCTTCTGGCGCTCGTGTTCGACGGCGTGCTGCTCGCGGTGTTCCGCGGCACCTTCGTGTCGGGCTATGCCAAGTACCTGCTGTTCGACGTGGCGCTGGGCCTCATCCCGCTCGCGCTGTCCGCGCTCGGCCTGACCACCTGGGACGTGCTGGCCAACGTGAGCGCCCTCGTCGCCAGCGTGTTCCTGCTGGGCCTCGTCGTGTTCACCCGCAAGCAGCTG
- a CDS encoding ABC transporter ATP-binding protein → MNQSTNVSPARPFLTVDGLYKHYGEGEARVTVLEDIATSIGKGEVCVLLGPSGSGKSTFLNLVGGLEPADAGSIRVGGCELTGLSAKDLGEYRRRELGFVFQFYNLVPDLTVRENIEVCRYLSKNPLPLDDLLHSLGLWEHRDKFPRQVSGGQQQRCAIGRALVKNPGLLLCDEPTGALDYQTSKEILELMEQVNRDFGCTIVIVTHNDAIKHMAHRILRLRDGSLVEDERNAALVPARNLEW, encoded by the coding sequence ATGAACCAGAGCACGAACGTCTCGCCTGCCCGGCCTTTTCTCACGGTAGACGGCTTGTACAAGCACTACGGAGAAGGCGAAGCCCGCGTGACGGTGCTCGAGGACATCGCCACCTCGATCGGGAAGGGCGAGGTGTGCGTGCTGCTGGGGCCGTCGGGCTCGGGCAAGTCGACGTTCCTCAACCTCGTGGGCGGGCTGGAGCCCGCCGACGCCGGCAGCATCCGCGTCGGCGGATGCGAGCTCACGGGGCTCTCCGCCAAGGATCTCGGCGAGTACCGTCGCCGCGAGCTGGGCTTCGTGTTCCAGTTCTACAACCTCGTGCCCGACCTCACCGTGCGCGAGAACATCGAGGTGTGCCGCTACCTCAGCAAGAACCCCCTGCCGCTCGACGACCTGCTGCACTCGCTCGGCCTTTGGGAGCACCGCGACAAGTTCCCCCGCCAGGTGTCCGGCGGGCAGCAGCAGCGCTGCGCCATCGGCCGCGCGCTGGTGAAGAACCCCGGCCTGCTGCTGTGCGACGAGCCCACCGGCGCGCTGGACTACCAGACCTCGAAGGAGATCCTGGAGCTGATGGAGCAGGTCAACCGCGATTTCGGCTGCACCATCGTCATCGTCACGCACAACGACGCCATCAAGCACATGGCGCACCGCATCCTGCGCCTGCGCGACGGCTCGCTCGTGGAGGACGAGCGCAACGCCGCGCTCGTGCCCGCCCGCAACCTGGAATGGTAG
- a CDS encoding TetR/AcrR family transcriptional regulator, whose amino-acid sequence MVRTVKDPEERKRDILETAMELFVERGYEAVSMRDISHAAGITPGLCYHYFDSKQKLFSAALEAYAEECCRDYLRILDDASISLTDKIDALFSAVADEGSLRYHEFFHEEGNREFHRQLGFELCDRIRPHMVAALKADARKRGVTVASPEVLVDFITHGQMNILTSANAPDPEALALVRSYVYALLDSQTAPLD is encoded by the coding sequence GTGGTGCGAACGGTGAAGGATCCGGAGGAGCGGAAGCGGGACATTCTCGAGACGGCCATGGAGCTGTTCGTCGAGCGCGGCTACGAGGCGGTGTCCATGCGCGACATCTCGCATGCGGCGGGCATCACGCCGGGGCTGTGCTACCACTACTTCGACTCCAAGCAGAAGCTGTTCTCCGCCGCCCTCGAGGCGTACGCGGAGGAGTGCTGCCGCGACTACCTCCGCATCCTCGACGATGCGAGCATCTCGCTGACCGACAAGATCGACGCGCTGTTCAGCGCCGTCGCCGACGAGGGAAGCCTGCGCTACCACGAGTTCTTCCACGAGGAGGGCAACCGGGAATTCCACCGCCAGCTCGGCTTCGAGCTGTGCGACCGCATCCGCCCGCACATGGTCGCCGCCCTCAAGGCCGACGCGCGCAAGCGCGGCGTGACGGTGGCGTCGCCCGAGGTGCTGGTCGATTTCATCACGCACGGGCAGATGAACATCCTGACGAGCGCGAACGCGCCCGACCCCGAGGCGCTGGCGCTCGTCCGGAGCTACGTCTACGCGCTCCTCGATTCCCAGACCGCGCCGCTGGACTAG
- a CDS encoding FtsX-like permease family protein has protein sequence MGKYLGIFLLMTVSITLVSGFLVAASSIERIIDGMRDAYVVEDGRFTTSFEAPVEAVEAVEDLGVTVHENFSYDLALAQDGGVQDAVVRIHQNRTGFNEAAYVEGRAPRGADEIALDRVFCEHNGIEVGDEVQVDGRAFAVSGIMTLPDYAALFEKNSDFVMNTLTFSSGVVDAPAFDGLSGSETFTYSFVCDDRGLSPADRTDLESDLVEALGENGAVLTDLVDADANQGIVYPGEDVEGDQLMWEVLLFLIVIIMAFVFVVLTSATIDEESAIIGTLLASGYRKRELIGHYLALPLFVGLAAAVAGNVLGYTALAEPMKNLYYNSYSLPPYEAFWNWRVFLLTTVLPFALLIGITFVGLCRKLRCTPLQFLRRETARAGVRGGMRLNQRLGFVARFRLRVFLRNLSHFATLFVGIAFASLLLLFGLCMMPTMDHYADSLRDNLAAEHQYTLKAPLEIDASAEEREAFAAATTLATASQADLEAMDPTELAKLAQKAAGVDADANPVNTRENADAAIAQAEKYAAAQLETARPLDSGAETVTVYGVQEDSRYWDDVDVGGGKVAVGRGLAEKCGMVVGEPAAFDDAYADTSYDLVPTSVVGGSTDTTVYMSLDDFNELFGNDAGHFNGYASDEALDLDERYLASDLTPADMDKIGAQMRDSMGDMVGMLVAAAVLVYLVLMYLLTKTVIDRSARAISYMKVFGYRDGEINKLYLHSITVTVIASLLVSLPLVIGGITALLKVVFMKYNGSIEVFTPADRLVVVVLIGVAVYAVVAFLHTRRIKRVPLALALKVQE, from the coding sequence TTGGGCAAGTACCTGGGCATCTTCCTGCTCATGACCGTGTCCATCACGCTCGTCTCGGGCTTCTTGGTGGCGGCCAGCAGCATCGAGCGCATCATCGACGGCATGCGCGACGCCTACGTCGTCGAGGACGGCCGCTTCACCACCAGCTTCGAGGCGCCCGTCGAGGCCGTCGAGGCCGTGGAGGACCTCGGCGTCACCGTGCACGAGAACTTCAGCTACGACCTGGCGCTCGCCCAGGACGGCGGCGTGCAGGACGCCGTCGTGCGCATCCACCAGAACCGCACCGGCTTCAACGAGGCCGCCTACGTCGAGGGCCGCGCCCCACGCGGCGCGGACGAGATCGCGCTCGACCGCGTCTTCTGCGAGCACAACGGCATCGAGGTGGGCGACGAGGTGCAGGTGGACGGGCGGGCCTTCGCCGTGTCGGGCATCATGACGCTGCCCGACTACGCGGCGCTCTTCGAGAAGAACAGCGACTTCGTCATGAACACGCTCACGTTCAGCTCGGGCGTGGTGGACGCGCCCGCGTTCGACGGGCTGTCCGGCAGCGAGACGTTCACCTACTCGTTCGTCTGCGACGACCGCGGCCTGTCGCCCGCCGACCGCACCGACCTGGAAAGCGACCTGGTCGAGGCGCTCGGCGAGAACGGCGCCGTGCTCACCGACCTCGTGGATGCCGACGCGAACCAGGGCATCGTCTACCCCGGCGAGGACGTCGAGGGCGACCAGCTCATGTGGGAGGTGCTGCTGTTCCTCATCGTCATCATCATGGCGTTCGTGTTCGTGGTGCTGACCTCGGCCACCATCGACGAGGAAAGCGCCATCATCGGCACGCTGCTGGCCTCGGGCTACCGCAAGCGCGAGCTGATCGGCCACTACCTGGCGCTGCCGCTTTTCGTGGGGCTGGCGGCCGCCGTCGCGGGCAACGTGCTGGGCTACACGGCCCTCGCCGAGCCCATGAAGAACCTCTACTACAACAGCTACAGCCTGCCTCCCTACGAGGCGTTCTGGAACTGGCGCGTGTTCCTCCTGACCACGGTGCTGCCGTTCGCCCTGCTCATCGGCATCACGTTCGTCGGCCTGTGCCGGAAGCTGCGCTGCACGCCCCTGCAGTTCCTGCGCCGCGAGACGGCGCGCGCGGGCGTGCGCGGCGGCATGCGCCTCAACCAGCGCCTGGGCTTCGTCGCCCGCTTCCGGCTGCGCGTGTTCCTGCGCAACCTCTCGCACTTCGCCACGCTGTTCGTGGGGATAGCGTTCGCCAGCCTGTTGCTGCTGTTCGGCCTGTGCATGATGCCGACGATGGACCACTACGCCGATTCGCTGCGCGACAACCTGGCGGCGGAGCACCAGTACACGCTGAAGGCGCCGCTCGAGATCGACGCGAGCGCCGAGGAGCGCGAGGCCTTCGCCGCCGCGACGACGCTGGCCACCGCATCGCAAGCCGACCTCGAGGCCATGGACCCGACGGAGCTGGCGAAGCTGGCGCAGAAGGCCGCCGGCGTCGATGCCGACGCGAACCCCGTGAACACGCGGGAGAACGCCGACGCCGCCATCGCGCAGGCCGAGAAGTACGCGGCCGCCCAGCTGGAAACCGCCCGGCCCCTCGACAGCGGCGCCGAGACCGTCACCGTGTACGGCGTCCAGGAGGATTCGCGCTACTGGGACGACGTGGACGTGGGCGGCGGCAAGGTGGCCGTCGGACGCGGCTTGGCGGAGAAGTGCGGCATGGTCGTGGGAGAACCCGCCGCGTTCGACGACGCGTACGCCGACACGTCCTACGACCTCGTGCCCACCTCGGTGGTGGGCGGCTCCACGGACACGACAGTATATATGTCGCTCGACGACTTCAACGAGCTGTTCGGCAACGACGCCGGCCACTTCAACGGCTACGCGTCCGACGAGGCGCTCGACCTCGACGAGCGGTACCTGGCCAGCGACCTCACGCCAGCCGACATGGACAAGATCGGCGCGCAGATGCGGGACTCCATGGGCGACATGGTAGGCATGCTGGTGGCGGCCGCCGTGCTCGTCTACCTCGTGCTCATGTACCTGTTGACCAAGACCGTCATCGACCGCAGCGCGCGGGCCATCTCGTACATGAAGGTGTTCGGCTACCGCGACGGCGAGATCAACAAGCTGTACCTGCACTCCATCACGGTGACGGTGATCGCGTCGCTGCTGGTGAGCCTGCCGCTCGTCATCGGCGGCATCACGGCCCTGCTCAAGGTGGTGTTCATGAAGTACAACGGCAGCATCGAGGTGTTCACGCCGGCCGACCGCCTGGTCGTGGTCGTGCTCATCGGCGTGGCCGTGTACGCCGTCGTCGCCTTCCTGCACACGAGGCGCATCAAGCGCGTGCCCCTGGCGCTGGCGCTGAAGGTGCAGGAGTAG
- a CDS encoding metal-dependent transcriptional regulator: MSGLTPALARYLLAIRDGVERRVELADRLEVSRPSVTKAVERLEAMGLVTEGRGHRLALTAQGDEEARALAASVETVERCLVAQGMAPGCARRTACEGAFVQPCPVRYR, encoded by the coding sequence ATGAGCGGGTTGACCCCGGCCCTCGCGCGCTACCTGCTGGCCATCCGGGACGGCGTCGAGCGGCGCGTGGAGCTGGCCGACCGGCTGGAGGTTTCCAGGCCGAGCGTGACGAAGGCCGTCGAGCGGCTCGAGGCGATGGGGCTCGTGACGGAGGGCCGCGGCCATCGTCTGGCGCTCACCGCGCAAGGCGACGAGGAGGCGCGCGCCCTCGCGGCGTCCGTGGAGACCGTCGAGCGGTGCCTCGTCGCCCAGGGCATGGCTCCCGGCTGCGCCCGCCGTACGGCCTGCGAGGGCGCCTTCGTCCAGCCGTGTCCCGTACGGTACAGATAG
- a CDS encoding class I SAM-dependent methyltransferase: protein MSESTDGVVRDAKEVSRRAFDAQAPTYDDDMKGEHARRLYPYVLEEVAAAAPARVLDVGCGTGALAQLVLEALPDVELDGIDLSPAMLDRARQRLGRRAALHQADSEHLPFADETFDVAYCNDSFHHYPDPRRAAFEAWRVLRPGGVLVVGECWLPAPARTVMNAFMPYNNEGDVRIYSERELRDILGTWFGEVGWKRAGSNACLARAVK from the coding sequence ATGAGCGAATCGACAGACGGCGTCGTGCGCGACGCCAAGGAGGTTTCCCGGCGGGCGTTCGACGCGCAGGCGCCGACGTACGACGACGACATGAAGGGGGAGCACGCGCGCCGGCTCTACCCCTATGTGCTGGAGGAGGTGGCGGCCGCCGCGCCCGCGCGCGTGCTGGACGTGGGATGCGGAACCGGCGCGCTCGCCCAGCTGGTGCTGGAGGCGCTTCCCGACGTCGAGCTGGACGGGATCGACCTGTCCCCGGCCATGCTCGACCGCGCGCGGCAGCGGTTGGGGCGGCGCGCCGCGCTGCACCAGGCGGACAGCGAGCATCTCCCCTTCGCGGACGAGACGTTCGACGTCGCCTACTGCAACGACTCGTTCCACCACTATCCCGACCCGCGCCGCGCGGCGTTCGAGGCGTGGCGGGTGCTGCGCCCGGGCGGCGTGCTCGTCGTGGGGGAGTGCTGGCTGCCGGCCCCGGCGCGCACGGTGATGAACGCGTTCATGCCGTACAACAACGAAGGCGACGTGCGCATCTACTCCGAGCGCGAGCTGCGCGACATCCTGGGGACGTGGTTCGGCGAGGTGGGGTGGAAGCGGGCCGGTTCGAACGCGTGCCTTGCGAGGGCGGTGAAATGA